Part of the Quercus lobata isolate SW786 chromosome 6, ValleyOak3.0 Primary Assembly, whole genome shotgun sequence genome, GAGTCTTTGACTAGTTAACCGTCTCCTTCTATGTGTCTGTACTTTTAGGTTTTTGTAGTATTTGATGTAAAgtattgagttatgagttttgTCTTCTGCTTTTTTGAGTCTTTGACCAAAGTGTATGGGAGTGATTGTTGTTACGTGGGTGGGTCAATACCTTAAATGAAGAGttgtaaagaaaatataaaataatttatcaaaatgtcttgcaaattcataaaaaattggtaaagagtaaaaaaaaaaaaaactaataaattaaagttcacttacaacaataattaatatgttattgtattagttttcaaaaaaatatatatgttattgtattagaaaaaaaatgtcaaatgaattatggtattttttttttaatagattttgtataatttatgtttcttattaaCCCCCTGAACAAAAATCCTGAGTCACCACTGTGACTCCCCCAAAAAATATGatccattaaaataaaataaaaataacctcagtctttttttttagaagaaaaataacCTCAATCTTAAATAATATTATGAGACACTCAATAACCAGGCCtttatttcattaaattatCAACTACGAGCCATGGATACTGCACAGTGCATtcctttgggctttctttcttttttttctttttttctttttttttgctgaatatgcCATTTGGGCATTTGGGTACGAAATGGTTTCCCCCTTTATCATTGTTAAGCTACAAAGATTTTAACCAGTCGTATTATTATTTCTTACCttaacaacaaataaataattacgaCCTTGACATTGACAATGTGGaaaacttttcttaaaaaaaagaagacaatatGAAAacaatatacataataataaggTCTTGTTAACGGTCActataattgttaataaattattttagaaaactttcaaaactattttcataaaaatatttaaagcaattgtttttttcttatgaaCAAGTTATTTAAAAGAGTTCTTATACAAATACTCTAAAGCATCTATTAAATtcttccaaaagaaaaaaaaagaaaaaaaaaagaaaaaaaagaagagagcatctattaaataatataataagttGAATAATGCATGCCTGCGTTTCTGTGTTTCACgttttccctctttttcttccttttttttttcctgcacgTGAACAGTAACCTCACATGGGTTCACTGTACAGGgaacaaaaattactatttatgtacttttttttactgttcacagcactgttcacgtactaaaaaatattaaaaatggtcccacgatactattcacacatttaaaaattattttgttacagtgttttcagttttcagtttcagtaacaataagttcaatccaaacggacccctTGGATTAAAAACTACCCATCCTCCATCCttgtattataaaatttcaaattaaggataaacaacttaaattttggttaaatttaagtggataaaatgttaaattttaaatcacatatagataatttaaatttcaaccaaaGCATGAGGTAGTAAATTATAATTCgtcattttcttaaaatttgatAAGGTTTACATTTCCAATTGTCTGTAGCTTTCcataaagagaaattatttgCTCCTCTCGGGTGGACCATTGACGTGGTCCTCCCAAGTCCCAACACCCAATAAAAAAAGGCCACATAACCATCTTTTCTTACTCAGATCCACGTCACCCTTACCCATTAACTtaactataattaaaaaatcaaaccaaggTTAACAAGCTCTCCACTTACCCAGCCgtaaacccaaaatcaaaatttctctCAAACACTGAGACACATCtgcctctttctttctctctccctgcTCTATTTCCCCAATATCTCAACGCCTTAGACCAAAGACACGATCCATCAAACAAAGGCACCCTTTCAAAAACCCAGTGATGAAACCCGACACAAAATTGCCGGTACCAGCATTTCTCGAAACGGTATCGGTTTCTAAATCAAAGGCGGCGATGACGCACTCACCTCCGCCGCAAAGCTTGAATACCCAGTGGAGAGCGTCGTTGAGATGATTCCCACATGGGAGTGGGCCTTCCCATACCTCAGTCGGCTTCTCGTAGTGAAAGCCCTCGACCAATTTCCACGCGTTGGTTTTTAGTGAAAACACGACCACGAGAGGTGCGTTGACGGCCTTGACGAGCTTGTAATCGTCGATAGAGGGAGCGTAACCGAACCCATATGCCAAAATAGCGTGATCGAACCCGTAAGGAGTCGGGGCATCGGGTATTCGGGCAGACTCGTGGGTAGCTGGGTTGAAAACAAAGGTGTTGGGTTGAGGCTTAAGGCCAAAATACAAGATTTTGTGATACAAGGCCAAAGCACGTGCTAAGGCAATGGTGTGCATTAAGGTCTGTTGGGTGATGCACAGCTGTGTGCATTGAGGTGTGCACTGGGGTGCGTGGGGTGCTGCTACTGTGTTGTGCATAGGGTGCTGCTGTGAGGTGTGTGGGCTGTTGCTGTGTTGTACCAAGGAGTTGAGCAGTTGGTTGGGATGGTCAAgggtagttagttagttaggcTGCTGTGTTTTGGTATGGTTGTTTAAATGTGGAGTTGTAATTGCTATTTAGAAGCTCAATTGTCCTGGCATTAGTTTGTATGTTAGGCTATATTAGCTATGTTAGCTTTTACTTATTGtatttgcaaataatttttgtGTTTACAAATGAGGTTGAtctttgtttttggtgtttggatctcattgtaaattttgttcattttggcAATAAAATTTCTCAATTGTTAGGCAGCTTGTTGTTGAGTTTGAGCTTGTTCTAATAGTGCCTTTGCAAATTATTGGTAATGTTGTTAAAAGGGcaatttctcaattttgttttgatggatgaactcttcaaaaaaataaggTGCTGATTCATCTTTTTTGATACCATTCAAAAGGAGATATACACAAAAGTTATACAAATGCTAGGTTGTACCAGCATATTATGTCTTATGTCGTGAAGCAAACCTTATAATCCCAACCAAAACAGCACATTCAATACACTCAAATACAAAAACATTCACTATTATATCTGTTACAAGAAAGTGGTACAAAGCTATGGTTATATATCTACTCTAGCAGAAGGAAAACAGAAAGAAGGAATACTTTACAATGCCAACCAAAACATCACATCAGAATGAAGAAAGATAATAGaacaaacaattgaaaactTCTTACAAAGGCATAGATATTAGACAGGTCCACACCACAACTTCTTACCCCTTTCTCATTCATCAAATTAGATATATACAATTACAATAAACTCTCATGAGCTGTCAGTAACCAATCACCTCCTCGCTTAACTAACTCCACGTCATCAACACTATCTACTAACTAACAGACTTAACTACACAACACCTTAGGTTACATTACAACTAAGCACACATTAAGCACCATACAATCAGTTACAACTAAGCACACATTAAGCACCATACAATCAGTATCCTAACAACAGTATCCTAACACTATACAATTTTTTACTAGAGGATGAGAAGgcataacaaaagaaaatatacaaaaaggAATGTAATCTAACATTTCCTATGAATAGGCCTATTTTCATTGCCTTCgaaatacaaaaataacaacTACAGCTTTCACTCCTCTAATCATTAGTTACTTGATTAATCTTCCAACTTGAGAACTTGTCAAAAATCTTCCAAGTTGAATACTCATATGATAACTTCTTagtcaaataatttttgtctAGGATTTGGTTGTGTAAAACCATTTGAGAAAGAATTCTGCACAAATAGAGATGGACATTTTTCAGTTATTAGTAACAAAGTGATAACTAttgatacaaataaataaacatactaatgaagaataaaaaatagaaacagcAAGTATTTTACCTGACTTAGATGATTCAAGAAATCATTACTTCGAAGCATACTCGTGAAGCTGAAATTTGGAGAAGCACTGCTCCAATAGGAAAAGGGGTTCTACATTCAAATTAACTCAAGTTTAAAtgttagatatttttttaaatgaacatTCAATTACacaaatcaataatttatttatttttatttacttttaccGGATTTGGATGTTGAAAATGAGTTGGACTAATGGTTGTTGGCATGGCTGGAGGAAGAAATACCTATCAAATATTATAAGAGATTAATATGgcatcattaaaaataaataaataaataaagaagatgaTGCAACGGGCTTAGATCATACTTGATTATTATAACTCTCATCCATGGGTACACTAGATGGGTGATTTGGCTATCAAAGACCTGTACATTGTGGAGCATAGGTTGAGTTTTGTGAATTAATGACAACTGTTCTAAAGGCATATAGTTTTATAGGACAATTATTATTGATAAAGCtagtaatattgttattttcattGGACTTGTGTGTTGCATATGGTACATGAATGACAAATATTCCAAAGGCAATATAGACAAAGTAACATATATAAGAAAACTTGATAAATGCATACAATATACTCTCAAAACATCCAGAAGTTGCTGAAAATAAATCTGTTTTCCTCCATCTCATTAAAATTTGAAAGTCAAAAAAACCTCCAAAGCACATCTCTGCTTCAGCTATTCATTAGAACACTGGAAAGAGATATCTGTAAAGTAACTATCTATCTTCAATTCATTATTCTCATCAGCAGCCCACCTTGATTCATGTTCCTACAAACGTAGCATTGTCTTGAGTCTTTCTGGTCCAAGTTATAGTGAAAACTTTGATGTCACTGCTACAAGACCTCATCTTGAATAGACTAACTACAAGATAACCCTCCCTAAAAACCAGTGATAACAAGCCTAAGTAACCGACAGATATTTCACCAAACTACACCCTTATAACTTGTTCTGTTTGGGTAAGTTTTAGAGATGATTTATTCTCTATAAACAGTCCAACTCTAATTTTCTCACGCATAGGCACATTAACCACGTATACCCTTTCAAGCAAGtagctttaaaaaaatcttaagttTCTAATAAATTTACTCGACTAACCAAACAAACTAGTTTTTGGCAAACAATCACcctaataaaaaatgaaatggcAGGTGTCCCACAAGTTATTGTCTTTAACAATTTCATCAaagtggattaaaaaaaaaaacaccctacTTAAGTACATTCCTTCCCTTACTCGATTTCTAACATCCTCCAtataaaattgtttagaaaagAATCAATACCTTTAGGGGCATGGCTAGAGCTTGTTGGAAGTCCTCTTGTTAACAATTGTTCtaaaaaaatgagaggaaatCATGGGCATTATTCACAACAAACCAATATTTGAACCACActactaacatattttttttttcaatataaaatttaaataaaagaacaaagacTTACTTGATCTTGTAACATCTTTTAATGGCTTCCTTTTACGCTTCTCCAAGTTGCTTTTGAGTCTTGCATTTGTGACTCCTTTCAGTCGCACACAGGGGGGATCTAATATTGGCAAACTATTGAGAGAGCAATCTGTCTTCTCAACATCATCAAAGACATTATTAGCAACAATcctgttttctttttcatcacCATCTCTAGCCGCATTTAACTGCTCCATATCGTTTTCAACTAATTCTATCATCTCTCTTACTTTTCTTTGGCACATTTCAGTATGTCGTGTTGTAGCTGCactttttgtgaaaatttcatAAACCGAGCGCATTAATTCGTTACGGCATGAAGTCACCGACAACTCATCATTTGCACTTGCTGGTTTTACATGATCACATAAAACACTATCTTTCTTTGCATCTTTTGTCCATCTTTTCAAAATATACTGAATAGGCAGCTCTGtgacatttttcacaataagtATTCGCAAAGCATGTCGACAAAGTAACCCCAGTGTTTCAAACATTTTACAACTACATGTCACAACATTATTTGAAGAGTTAAATTGGACAACATGAACCCTATGACCACCTCCTTCGATAACTTCATAGGTAAAAAACTCTCCATCAGAATACACATCTTGGTGTGTGACCCCCAAGGTAGAAGCAATTTCTAACTGAAATCTTTTGAAAAATGTACGGGTATAAACAGATAATGCATGTTCCAAAAGTCCACAATTCTTGACTATTTGAGAAGATGTACCTTGTTTGCAACGAAAATCTTCTTCTAACTCTTCTACCCGCATATCTTTGGAAGCTTTCTCATACTCGTGTACAAATTCTGTTAGCCTCATTGTTTTGCATGCCATATGTTGAAAAACATTATTTACACTCTCACTCCTTGATGAAGCTTTCATTCTTGCAGAGAAAATGTTATGACTAAAAACTGAACACCACCTTTCCCGATTTTCATACAAAGTATTAAGCCACTTATTGCCCACCAAATTATAATCTCTAAGTAAGGCATCCCAAGAAGACTCAAACTCTGATTCGGTCTCACAATTATAAAGAATCTTATTGAATCTACTCTTGAATTCAGGAATCCCATAATGCCTTGGTAAATTTTCTGCAGTATTTTTTGAGATATGCCATAAGCACAAACGATGACATGTATCAGGAAACACAACTCTTATAGCATTCTTCATTGCTTGACATTGGTCAATAAAAATTgtctttggtttttgatttcCCATTGATTCTAAGAATGTTTCAAACAACCAAGTAAAAGAAACAGTTGTTTCATCCAATAAAAATGCACAGCCAAAAAGTACATTTTTCCAATGATGGTTGACACCTACAAATGGGgcacatatcatattatatttgTTAGTTCGATATGTAGTGTCAAAACATATAACATCCCCAAAAGAGTTATAATCAATCCTTGATCTGCcatctttccaaaaaaaatttgtcatttgattttcttgatcaACTTGAATTGCATAAAAAAACATAGGATCTTCTGCTTGCTTCTGTTTAAAGTGGTTTACTAAACTTTGAGCATCTCCAGCCTCAACATTGATTAACTTCTGCTTGTTCACCACATTATAGCAATCTCGTTTTATAAAATCCAACATTTTCAAACCCTCCAGCTTCCTCAACTAAATAGGAATATGCACTTATTGTTCTTATACCCGCTTCCTTGAAAGTTTTTATAACACCTAACTGAGCATCAGTTATTTTTCGATTCGACCTTAAAAATGGCCTTTCTTCTGGCTTTGCAAGCTCATGATTATGAGTAGGATTGAAGTGAGTAAACTTCCACTCATCATTTGTCACTGTAAATCGGATACTAGCTTCACAACTGGTcctagtttgtaattttttgaatttcttatcATCCAAATTGTCACTATCTCGTGGGAATCTTTCTTTTGAACACACATAATCTCGTTgtcttacaacatttttttgcaTATCTGATTTTTTCTTTCCGAACACTGAACCCAATTCAAATGGCATAGTCATTGTACAACTTATATGCTTCATCCTCACTATGCACTACCATTCCAAGCAAAGTTTCAATATCTTCAATACCTTCCTCATTGACTCTTATATATGTGATTAAAAACACCACAACATTCAAATGCATCAGCAATAGCAACAatcaaatgccaaaaaaaaaaaaaaacaaaaaacaaaaaacaaacagagGAACAGAGGAACCCAGCAACGTTATAATACTGAACTTAAGGTCTCAATTAAAGACTCATTCTAAAATAAAAGACCTGCAATCTAGAGTTAAAAACAAGGGCTCATAGTCAAGAAAactaaatagaaagaaaataaaaataaaaattttattcttttaaaactttttaaaagaatgaaattttaaaagacCTGCAATCTAGAGTTAAAAACAAGGGTTCATAAACATCATAAAATGCTAATAGCTCAGTGTTTTGCACACTCAGACCCTACGGTTTCAGTGTcgtaaagtgagaaaaaaaatgataatatagcAAGTgctgctttttccttttttctacTTTGTATttgtaagtgttttttttttttttttttaagtactataaactttctttttcgacagtttttgtttggttttgaacGGTGGTCGGTTAGAGTTTTATCTCTTTTTGGATTTAACAAATCAAGCTTGAATTTCACGCTTAGAAAGTTGAACTTCGTGCTCTGTTTTCTTCTGCCTCAGTCATTATTACTCagattctctttttttttttcttgggctttTTATTAAACATGTAGAAGGCACTGTATTATAAACTACATAGAGATAGAACAGAGCAAGAAAATAGACTTTGAAGAGTGAAATGAGACTTTGTAACATACCTTGATCAGCCATGGTTAGTTGCGATGGTGAGCATTGGATTTCAGCAACCACTTCAGTCATGGGGAAAAAGAGGGAAACAAGCTAGAAAAAGTTAGACCCAAGAACAAAGATAGTTCAAAATCTCATAGAGCTTGTTTTTCAACGATGCAGGGAGGTGGAGAGTAGAGAGCTAGGCGGTGAGCAAATAATTtgggttttacaatttttggtAAAGCAGCAAATAAGCTAGGCAGTGAAGCAGGATTAGAGAAGTGAAAGTGTATTTcaagttttgttattttaatctCATAGAGCTTGTTCTTCAATGATGCAGGGAGGTGGAAAGAAGAGAGCTGGGCAGTGAGCAAATAATttgggttttagaatttttggtgaAGCGGCAAATAGGCTAGGCAGTGAAGTTGGATTAGAGAAGTGAACAGCGTATTTCAAATTCTTGTTATTTTAAAAGGCTGAAGTAGTATTGCACAGGTGTGTTGCtgactcatcttttttttttaatacataacttctttttattagtCTATATCAGCAGGAGGACCACGTCAGTGGTCCACCCGGGAGGAGCAAATAATACACAGCCCGTGTATTATCATTtgctcaaaaaaagaaagaaagtaatacGCACTCTCTTCTCTTCTGAGAAAAAAGAATCAGTCACTGAGTTCCACAACCATGGACCAGTCAAAAAACCCCGACTCATCTTTACCCAGACCCTCTAAAGCCactattacaaaacaaaaaagctcATGGCCCTTTGCTTTTTTTGTCACAGTATTGATCCCCGTTGTAGCTGCGACATTGCTCTACCAACTCGACTCGTTCGACCCGGCTCCTCTGCCACCTTCCGAGTTGACTCGGCACGTCATAACCGTGCCAACACAAAACAACCACATGCTCCGAGTGTCTGAGTTTGTGGGTGTAGGGAATTTGATAGGCCCAGAAGATATAGCGTATGATGCCAAGTCAGGAGTCATATACACGGGCTGTGCTGATGGATGGATCAGCCGAGTCACTGTAAACGACTCGGCGGCTGACTCGGTTGTGGAGAAATGGGTCAACACCGGTGGGAGACCCTTGGGAATCGTTTTTGGTCACAACAATGAACTTATCGTTGCTGATCCTGAAAAGGTGAGAAATCATTTGTTAAGAttaaatttctactttttttttttttttagtctgaattattaaaacttttttctagtaataataattattactagaattttttttttttctagtaatcttcttcattttttttttttttttttttgcttttatccTTGCCTAACCAAACGGTCATCCTTcagaagaagggaaaaaaaaaattattaatagccCTATAGTTCCCTATATctcaaatattcatttatgttTCTAGTGGAGATATATAgtatgtttaattttattttacgaTTACACTTTGATACCCTTTCCTTagttctttcttttattattataaccACAATCttttaagtaattaaaaaaaacacacacatacatacactaCATACACATCATATTCTGCTACTTTTTTCTTAGCTTTATTTCAAATAACttaatattcaatttttaaaaataaatta contains:
- the LOC115950487 gene encoding protein FAR1-RELATED SEQUENCE 5-like, encoding MGNQKPKTIFIDQCQAMKNAIRVVFPDTCHRLCLWHISKNTAENLPRHYGIPEFKSRFNKILYNCETESEFESSWDALLRDYNLVGNKWLNTLYENRERWCSVFSHNIFSARMKASSRSESVNNVFQHMACKTMRLTEFVHEYEKASKDMRVEELEEDFRCKQGTSSQIVKNCGLLEHALSVYTRTFFKRFQLEIASTLGVTHQDVYSDGEFFTYEVIEGGGHRVHVVQFNSSNNVVTCSCKMFETLGLLCRHALRILIVKNVTELPIQYILKRWTKDAKKDSVLCDHVKPASANDELSVTSCRNELMRSVYEIFTKSAATTRHTEMCQRKVREMIELVENDMEQLNAARDGDEKENRIVANNVFDDVEKTDCSLNSLPILDPPCVRLKGVTNARLKSNLEKRKRKPLKDVTRSKQLLTRGLPTSSSHAPKGIDSFLNNFIWRMLEIE